One Oncorhynchus kisutch isolate 150728-3 linkage group LG13, Okis_V2, whole genome shotgun sequence DNA window includes the following coding sequences:
- the LOC116353038 gene encoding complement factor H-like — protein MKSSLTLLCLVVWVNVDASSAQTVCSGPLPNVPDARVTEESIKNEYKEDDIVLFSCNFGFVPAGRISYQCKKNKWVVVRQGKCKPKPCELPDETANGHYSIHAGDDFVFGTTIKYTCNDGYQIMSKMDNRTCMVAGWSNHLPLCEVVSCVPEATDGRVVVSGLPDDDGVIQYGHELKFSCPNPAHQLKGNPQVVCAAGGMWSNRFPTCEDVTCEAAEKIKNVNVIGIPQNNTMKVGHRLQFECSNSKHILKGKSEVTCSVNGQWSHSIPICYEPKDFCGPPPHVNNGDRDRTRERYRNGESVQYVCQKYYILDPPSAYKTCCDGIWTRPITCLKPCTVDEELMNTQNIQFKYPPEDQKVYATHGDHTTFKCTGHLRLSPGSVGFHQQCINGVMNLPHCQ, from the exons ATGAAATCATCTCTGACTCTGCTGTGTCTGGTGGTATGGGTGAATGTGGATGCTTCATCAGCTCAGACTG TGTGCAGTGGACCTCTTCCAAATGTGCCCGATGCCAGGGTCACTGAGGAAAGCATCAAAAATGAGTACAAAGAGGACGACATTGTCCTTTTTTCCTGCAACTTTGGCTTTGTACCAGCAGGCAGAATAAGTTATCAGTGTAAGAAGAATAAGTGGGTGGTGGTCCGTCAGGGGAAATGCAAGC CTAAACCATGTGAGCTCCCTGATGAAACTGCCAATGGCCACTACAGCATCCACGCTGGAGATGACTTTGTCTTTGGAACCACTATCAAATACACTTGCAATGACGg TTATCAGATTATGAGCAAAATGGACAACAGAACCTGTATGGTGGCAGGATGGAGCAACCACCTGCCCTTATGTGAAG TGGTGAGTTGTGTCCCTGAGGCTACAGATGGACGGGTGGTTGTGAGCGGTCTGCCAGATGATGATGGTGTTATACAGTACGGTCATGAGCTCAAGTTCAGCTGCCCCAACCCAGCACACCAGCTGAAGGGAAACCCACAGGTAGTGTGTGCCGCGGGGGGGATGTGGAGCAACCGTTTCCCAACCTGTGAAG ATGTGACTTGTGAAGCTGCAGAGAAGATTAAGAATGTGAACGTGATAGGAATTCCCCAAAACAACACCATGAAGGTTGGACACAGGCTACAGTTTGAGTGCAgcaactctaaacacattctgaAGGGGAAATCAGAGGTCACCTGCTCAGTCAATGGACAGTGGAGTCACTCCATTCCAATTTGTTATG AGCCCAAGGATTTCTGTGGACCACCTCCACATGTCAATaacggagacagagacagaaccagagaaCGCTACAGAAATGGAGAATCAGTTCAATATGTCTGCCAGAAATACTACATCCTTGATCCCCCTTCAGCGTACAAGACGTGTTGTGACGGGATCTGGACACGACCGATAACCTGTCTGA AACCCTGCACTGTGGATGAAGAGCTGATGAACACACAGAACATCCAATTTAAATATCCTCCGGAAGATCAAAAAGTCTATGCCACACATGGAGATCATACCACTTTTAAGTGTACTGGTCATCTTAGACTGAGCCCAGGTAGTGTTGGTTTTCATCAGCAGTGTATAAATGGGGTCATGAACTTGCCTCATTGCCAATAG